A genomic stretch from Bordetella sp. N includes:
- a CDS encoding ABC transporter permease has translation MPTPDQSTRTRTVPPLAETPRRAAILKKLHAVPTARGTLLVLLVLAAVILLAPYFAPQNPYDLANLNLLDGRLAPRSASMDGHMYWLGTDDQGRDMLSAIIYGLRISLMVGLSAVILATAVGSLVGLVAAYAGGIVDAVLMRIVDFVLGFPSILVALVLLAVMGRGVDKVILALVLVQWAHYARIMRGRALQERRKEYVEAAANLGFPAWRIILYHLMPNCMGPVMVYATVQIANAIALEATLSFLGVGVPITEPSLGLLIANGFQYLLSGDYWISLFPGIALLLLILTINILGDRLRASLDPRR, from the coding sequence ATGCCCACTCCTGATCAATCCACCCGCACGCGCACCGTCCCGCCCCTGGCGGAGACGCCGCGCCGCGCGGCCATCCTGAAGAAGCTGCATGCGGTGCCCACCGCGCGCGGCACCCTGCTGGTCCTGCTGGTGCTGGCGGCGGTGATTCTGCTGGCCCCCTATTTCGCGCCGCAGAATCCCTACGACCTCGCCAACCTCAACCTGCTCGATGGCCGCCTGGCGCCTCGGTCGGCCTCGATGGACGGCCATATGTACTGGCTCGGCACCGATGACCAGGGCCGCGACATGCTCAGCGCCATCATCTACGGGCTGCGCATCAGCCTGATGGTGGGCCTGAGCGCCGTCATCCTGGCCACCGCTGTCGGCAGCCTGGTGGGCCTGGTGGCCGCCTATGCCGGCGGCATCGTGGACGCCGTGCTGATGCGCATCGTCGACTTCGTGCTGGGCTTTCCGTCCATCCTGGTGGCCCTGGTGCTGCTGGCCGTGATGGGACGCGGCGTCGACAAGGTGATCCTGGCCCTGGTGCTGGTGCAGTGGGCGCACTACGCCCGCATCATGCGCGGCCGCGCCCTGCAGGAACGCCGCAAGGAATATGTCGAGGCCGCCGCCAACCTGGGCTTCCCCGCCTGGCGCATCATCCTCTATCACCTGATGCCCAACTGCATGGGCCCCGTCATGGTGTACGCCACCGTGCAGATCGCCAATGCCATCGCGCTGGAAGCGACCCTGTCCTTCCTGGGCGTGGGCGTGCCCATTACCGAACCTTCCCTTGGATTGCTGATCGCCAATGGCTTCCAGTACCTGCTGTCGGGCGATTACTGGATCAGCCTGTTCCCCGGTATCGCGCTGCTGCTGCTGATCCTGACCATCAATATTCTGGGCGACCGTCTGCGCGCCAGCCTGGATCCGCGACGATGA
- a CDS encoding ABC transporter ATP-binding protein, translating into MQNKPIDGAQPHPDGTTAHAASSAAAAPVIELNNVHKRFEQRPDLAQRLLALAGRPLDRRTVHAVNGVNLSIARGEVVGLVGESGCGKSTLGRVVAGLYRQTEGELRYQGRPVTSLRGRERLDYVLGVQMVFQDPQASLNPRQRLKQILGEALKVHKLAPAAEIPARVDSALTSVGLDREYRDRLPHQISGGQRQRIGIARALMVSPSFLVCDEPVAALDVSIQAQVINLFMDLREQHDLTYLFISHDLGVVRHISDRVAIMYLGKIVEISTAVEIFARANHPYTQALLAEVPDVARRGRKFTPIKGEIPSPLAPPPGCAFNPRCPHAMPRCREQAPPLQEIAPGHWSACHLNEASA; encoded by the coding sequence ATGCAGAACAAGCCCATCGATGGCGCCCAGCCCCATCCGGACGGCACCACCGCGCACGCCGCCAGCTCGGCGGCCGCGGCCCCCGTCATCGAACTCAACAACGTCCACAAACGCTTCGAGCAACGGCCCGATCTGGCGCAACGCCTGCTGGCCCTGGCCGGCCGTCCGCTGGACCGGCGCACGGTACACGCGGTCAACGGGGTCAACCTGTCGATCGCGCGCGGTGAAGTGGTCGGACTGGTCGGCGAATCCGGCTGTGGCAAATCCACCCTGGGCCGGGTGGTGGCCGGCCTGTATCGCCAGACCGAAGGCGAACTGCGCTACCAGGGCCGTCCCGTGACGTCACTGCGAGGCCGTGAACGCCTGGACTACGTGCTGGGCGTGCAGATGGTGTTCCAGGATCCCCAGGCCTCGCTCAATCCGCGCCAACGCCTGAAGCAGATCCTCGGCGAGGCGCTGAAAGTCCACAAGCTGGCGCCCGCGGCGGAGATTCCCGCCCGCGTCGACAGCGCCCTGACCTCCGTGGGCCTGGACCGCGAATATCGCGATCGCCTGCCGCATCAGATTTCCGGCGGCCAGCGCCAGCGCATCGGCATCGCCCGCGCGCTGATGGTGTCGCCGTCCTTCCTGGTGTGCGACGAGCCGGTGGCCGCGCTGGACGTTTCCATCCAGGCGCAGGTGATCAACCTGTTCATGGACCTGCGCGAGCAGCACGACCTGACGTATCTGTTCATCAGCCATGACCTTGGCGTGGTGCGGCATATCTCCGATCGCGTCGCCATCATGTACCTGGGCAAGATCGTGGAAATCTCCACGGCCGTGGAAATCTTCGCGCGCGCCAACCATCCCTACACCCAGGCGCTGCTCGCCGAAGTGCCGGATGTGGCGCGGCGCGGCCGCAAGTTCACGCCCATCAAGGGGGAGATTCCGTCCCCGCTGGCGCCCCCACCCGGCTGCGCCTTCAACCCGCGCTGCCCGCATGCCATGCCGCGCTGCCGCGAGCAGGCGCCGCCCTTGCAGGAAATCGCGCCGGGCCATTGGTCCGCCTGTCATTTGAACGAGGCCAGCGCCTAG
- a CDS encoding ABC transporter ATP-binding protein, translating into MSDIILDVRNLRTAFHTTAGAWPAVDGVNLTLRRGEILGLVGESGSGKSVTGFSLLGLIDPPGEVVEGEVKFKGKDLRKLDEESMRKLRGNRISMIFQDPLMTLNPVLRVGEQMAEAILTHENVSKAEAMARCRDALAMVGIPSPETRLRSYPHEFSGGMRQRVAIAIAMLNNPDLIIADEPTTALDVTIQGQILYRMQEICRNNNTALIWITHDLGVVAELADRVAVMYAGRIVETGPVEQVLEAPRHPYTQGLLRSMPGTAMPGARLQQINGMAPTLSARPSGCPFRPRCQNAITRCTETFPGVTNEGARSFHCHAPVPRASRAVAVEVAQ; encoded by the coding sequence ATGAGCGACATTATTCTCGACGTGCGCAACCTGCGCACCGCATTCCACACCACCGCCGGTGCCTGGCCGGCCGTCGACGGCGTCAACCTGACGCTGCGCCGCGGCGAAATCCTGGGCCTGGTCGGCGAATCGGGCTCCGGCAAATCGGTCACCGGCTTTTCCCTGCTGGGCCTGATCGACCCTCCCGGCGAAGTCGTCGAAGGCGAGGTCAAGTTCAAGGGCAAGGACCTGCGCAAGCTGGATGAGGAAAGCATGCGCAAACTGCGCGGCAACCGCATCTCGATGATCTTCCAGGATCCGCTGATGACCCTGAACCCGGTGCTGCGGGTGGGTGAACAGATGGCCGAAGCCATCCTGACGCACGAAAACGTCAGCAAGGCCGAAGCCATGGCGCGCTGCCGCGATGCCTTGGCGATGGTGGGCATTCCGTCGCCCGAGACGCGTTTGCGCAGCTATCCCCACGAGTTTTCCGGCGGCATGCGCCAACGCGTGGCGATCGCCATCGCCATGCTGAACAATCCGGACCTGATCATCGCGGACGAGCCGACCACGGCGCTGGACGTGACCATCCAGGGCCAGATTCTCTATCGCATGCAGGAAATCTGCCGCAACAACAATACCGCCCTGATCTGGATCACCCATGACCTGGGCGTGGTGGCCGAGCTGGCCGACCGCGTGGCCGTGATGTATGCCGGCCGCATCGTCGAAACCGGACCCGTCGAACAAGTGCTGGAAGCCCCGCGCCATCCCTATACGCAAGGCCTGCTGCGCTCGATGCCGGGCACGGCCATGCCCGGCGCGCGCCTGCAACAGATCAACGGCATGGCGCCCACCCTGTCCGCGCGGCCGTCAGGCTGTCCGTTCCGGCCGCGCTGCCAGAACGCCATCACGCGCTGTACGGAGACCTTCCCCGGCGTGACGAACGAGGGCGCGCGCAGCTTCCATTGCCACGCGCCGGTGCCGCGCGCCAGCCGCGCCGTAGCGGTGGAGGTCGCGCAATGA
- the hemE gene encoding uroporphyrinogen decarboxylase has translation MSLATLKNDVFLRALSREPVPYTPVWLMRQAGRYLPEYNATRARAGSFMGLAQNPAYAAEVTLQPLERYPLDAAILFSDILTVPHAMGLGLEFRVGEGPHFDRPVREERDVDALTVPDMDKLRYVFDAVSLIRRELDGRVPLIGFAGSPWTVACYMVEGKGSSDYRLIKSMLYGRPDLLYRILQINAKATADYLNAQIDAGAQAVMLFDSWGGVLADGLYQQFSLAYTRQVVAALKRENEGRRVPVIVFTKGGGLWLEDIAACGADAVGLDWTVNLGQARQRVQDSVALQGNLDPMSLFGGGAAVRAEARRVIDSFGKVEKGGHVFNLGHGISQFTPPEAVAELVDEVHGYSRAFHAI, from the coding sequence GTGTCCCTTGCCACGCTGAAGAACGACGTATTCCTGCGCGCCCTGTCGCGCGAGCCGGTTCCCTATACCCCCGTCTGGCTGATGCGCCAGGCCGGCCGTTACCTGCCGGAATACAACGCGACCCGGGCGCGCGCGGGTTCCTTCATGGGCCTGGCCCAGAACCCGGCCTATGCCGCGGAAGTGACCCTGCAGCCGCTGGAACGCTATCCCCTGGACGCGGCCATCCTGTTCTCCGACATCCTGACCGTGCCCCACGCCATGGGCCTGGGCCTGGAGTTCCGGGTTGGCGAGGGCCCGCATTTCGACCGCCCCGTGCGGGAGGAACGCGACGTCGACGCCTTGACCGTGCCCGACATGGACAAGCTGCGCTACGTCTTCGACGCCGTGTCGCTGATCCGGCGCGAGCTGGACGGCCGCGTGCCCCTGATCGGTTTCGCGGGCAGTCCCTGGACGGTGGCCTGCTACATGGTCGAAGGCAAGGGCAGTTCCGATTACCGCCTGATCAAGTCCATGCTTTACGGCAGGCCCGACCTGCTGTATCGCATTCTGCAGATCAACGCCAAGGCCACGGCGGATTACCTCAATGCCCAGATCGACGCGGGCGCCCAGGCCGTCATGCTGTTCGACAGCTGGGGCGGGGTGCTGGCCGACGGCCTGTACCAGCAATTCTCCCTGGCCTATACGCGCCAGGTCGTCGCGGCCCTGAAGCGTGAAAACGAGGGACGGCGCGTGCCGGTAATCGTGTTCACCAAGGGCGGCGGCCTGTGGCTGGAAGACATCGCCGCCTGTGGCGCCGACGCGGTAGGCCTGGACTGGACCGTCAACCTGGGCCAGGCGCGCCAGCGCGTGCAGGACAGCGTGGCCCTGCAAGGCAACCTCGACCCCATGTCCCTGTTTGGCGGCGGTGCCGCCGTCAGGGCTGAAGCGCGCCGTGTCATCGACAGTTTTGGCAAGGTGGAGAAGGGCGGCCACGTGTTCAATTTGGGGCATGGAATTTCGCAGTTCACTCCCCCTGAAGCAGTAGCTGAACTGGTCGACGAAGTGCATGGCTACAGCCGCGCTTTTCACGCCATCTAG
- a CDS encoding UvrD-helicase domain-containing protein, which yields MSNSVPAGLNPPQREAVLYLGGPCLVLAGAGSGKTRVITQKIAYLLQDCGYQGRNIVALTFTNKAAREMDERVKGLVERKLSRGLTISTFHALGVRLLREEARHAGLKPQFSILDADDAMGIVQELLATTDKNRLRAVQQTISLWKNALLDPDGAEKAAATPSEFEAARVYRSYAATLAAYQAVDFDDLILVPARLLENNEEVRTRWQNRVRYLLVDEYQDTNVCQYRLVQLLTGDRAMFTAVGDDDQAIYAWRGATIENLAKLPQDYPSLKLIKLEQNYRSVQRILAAANQVIEKNPKLFEKKLWSDLAHGEPIVVTPMDGEEAEAEATAMKISASRFERQAQWKDYAILYRSNHQSRIMEQALRNLKIPYTIAGGQSFFDKAEIRDVLAYLRLIANDEDDPAFIRAATTPKRGIGQATLQTLGQYAADRQLSLFAAVFETGLETRLQPRQLEQLRIFAEFIQRIQWRAGRGKTGEKPTSAEPAGVILDDLLAAIQYERHLYDIMEEKPAQSRWQNVLELTSWLKRKSEEDGLTLFELVQHVALVTMLERGEEETPDAVKMTTLHASKGLEYPHVYMVGVEEGLLPHMGRDEEEGDPAKAAESLAARIEEERRLMYVGITRAQRTLNLSWCKKRRRAREDLVREPSRFIEEMGLGDAHFPEDEETRAMSPKERLDMLKALLKK from the coding sequence ATGTCCAACTCCGTTCCCGCCGGTTTGAATCCGCCGCAGCGCGAGGCCGTCCTTTACCTGGGTGGCCCCTGCCTGGTGCTGGCCGGCGCGGGCAGCGGCAAGACGCGGGTCATCACGCAGAAGATCGCCTATCTTCTGCAGGACTGCGGCTACCAGGGCCGCAATATCGTGGCGCTGACGTTCACCAACAAGGCGGCGCGCGAGATGGACGAACGCGTCAAGGGCCTGGTGGAACGCAAGCTGTCCAGAGGCCTGACCATCAGCACCTTCCACGCCTTGGGCGTGCGCCTGTTGCGCGAGGAAGCGCGGCACGCGGGGCTCAAGCCGCAGTTCTCCATCCTGGATGCCGACGATGCCATGGGCATCGTGCAGGAGCTGCTGGCCACCACCGACAAGAATCGCCTGCGCGCCGTGCAGCAGACCATCTCCTTGTGGAAGAACGCGCTGCTGGATCCGGACGGCGCGGAGAAGGCCGCGGCCACGCCGTCGGAGTTCGAGGCCGCGCGTGTCTATCGCAGTTATGCGGCGACCCTGGCGGCCTATCAGGCCGTCGATTTCGACGACCTGATCCTGGTTCCGGCCCGGCTGCTGGAAAACAATGAGGAAGTGCGCACGCGCTGGCAGAATCGCGTGCGCTATCTGCTGGTCGATGAATACCAGGACACCAATGTCTGCCAGTATCGGCTGGTGCAGTTGCTGACGGGCGATCGCGCCATGTTCACCGCCGTGGGCGACGACGACCAGGCCATCTATGCGTGGCGGGGCGCGACCATCGAGAACCTGGCCAAGCTGCCGCAGGACTATCCCAGCCTGAAGTTGATCAAGCTGGAGCAGAACTACCGTTCGGTGCAGCGCATCCTGGCGGCGGCCAACCAGGTCATCGAGAAGAATCCCAAGCTGTTCGAAAAGAAATTGTGGTCCGACCTTGCGCACGGCGAGCCCATCGTCGTGACGCCCATGGACGGCGAAGAGGCCGAGGCCGAAGCGACGGCCATGAAGATATCCGCGTCGCGCTTCGAGCGGCAGGCGCAGTGGAAGGACTATGCGATCCTGTATCGCAGCAATCATCAGTCGCGCATCATGGAACAGGCGCTGCGCAACCTGAAGATTCCGTACACGATCGCGGGTGGCCAGAGCTTTTTCGACAAGGCGGAAATCCGTGACGTGCTGGCGTATCTGCGCCTGATCGCCAATGACGAGGACGACCCCGCGTTCATCCGCGCGGCGACCACGCCCAAGCGCGGTATCGGCCAGGCAACCTTGCAGACCCTGGGCCAGTATGCGGCGGACCGGCAGTTGTCCCTGTTCGCGGCGGTGTTCGAAACTGGCCTGGAGACGCGCCTGCAGCCGCGCCAGTTGGAGCAGTTGCGGATCTTCGCGGAGTTCATCCAGCGGATCCAGTGGCGCGCGGGCCGTGGCAAGACGGGCGAGAAGCCGACGTCGGCAGAACCGGCCGGGGTCATCCTGGATGATCTGCTGGCGGCCATCCAGTATGAGCGCCACCTCTACGACATCATGGAAGAGAAGCCGGCGCAGAGCCGTTGGCAGAATGTGCTGGAGTTGACCTCCTGGCTCAAGCGCAAGTCCGAGGAAGATGGCCTGACGTTGTTCGAGCTGGTGCAGCACGTGGCGCTGGTCACCATGCTGGAGCGGGGTGAAGAGGAAACGCCGGACGCGGTGAAGATGACCACCTTGCATGCGTCCAAGGGACTGGAATATCCGCACGTCTACATGGTGGGCGTGGAAGAGGGCCTGCTGCCGCACATGGGCAGGGACGAAGAGGAAGGCGACCCCGCCAAGGCGGCCGAGTCGCTGGCGGCCCGCATCGAGGAAGAGCGGCGCCTGATGTACGTGGGTATCACGCGGGCGCAGCGGACGCTCAATTTGAGCTGGTGCAAGAAGCGCCGGCGGGCACGCGAGGATCTCGTGCGTGAACCTTCACGGTTCATCGAGGAAATGGGGTTGGGAGATGCGCACTTCCCCGAAGACGAAGAGACCCGCGCGATGAGCCCGAAAGAACGCTTGGACATGCTCAAAGCACTACTCAAAAAGTAA
- a CDS encoding hydrolase has translation MSVPSNNVERLILELNHAGRNAVTYLDEDRNSDRPFTLQTYRPYGYTPDRPVVIVQHGVLRNGDDYRDFWIPAADKHKLLIVALTFSNEIWPGVESYNNGRVFTAGGNVRPVDGWTYVLPKRVFADLREAEITTTEQAYLFGHSAGGQFVHRLMSSQSHAPFQAVTAGNPGWYTLPTFDHRYPEGLDGVGLTEDHLVRLLAYPMTLLAGDQDIATNDPNLPSDPAALRQGPHRYARAHHYFEAGRLEAERRGVPFNWKLISVPGIGHDGKAMSAVCASLWFDGGMPDAATMAALAGKTVA, from the coding sequence ATGTCCGTGCCATCCAATAACGTCGAACGCCTGATTCTTGAGCTGAATCACGCCGGGCGCAATGCCGTCACCTACCTGGACGAGGACCGCAACAGCGACCGTCCCTTCACGCTGCAGACCTACCGGCCTTACGGCTATACGCCGGACCGCCCCGTCGTCATCGTGCAGCATGGTGTCTTGCGCAACGGCGACGATTACCGCGACTTCTGGATCCCCGCGGCCGACAAGCACAAGCTGCTGATCGTGGCCCTGACCTTCTCCAACGAGATCTGGCCGGGTGTCGAGAGCTACAACAATGGCCGCGTCTTCACGGCCGGCGGCAACGTGCGGCCGGTGGACGGCTGGACCTATGTGCTGCCCAAGCGCGTCTTCGCGGACCTGCGCGAAGCCGAGATCACCACCACCGAACAAGCCTATCTGTTTGGCCATTCCGCCGGCGGCCAGTTCGTGCACCGGCTCATGTCCAGCCAGTCGCATGCGCCTTTCCAGGCGGTGACGGCGGGCAATCCGGGTTGGTACACACTGCCGACGTTCGACCATCGCTATCCTGAAGGCCTGGATGGCGTGGGGCTGACCGAGGATCATCTGGTGCGCCTGCTGGCCTATCCCATGACCCTGCTGGCCGGGGACCAGGATATCGCCACCAACGATCCCAACCTGCCTTCCGATCCCGCGGCGCTGCGCCAGGGGCCGCACCGCTATGCGCGCGCCCACCATTATTTCGAAGCGGGCCGCCTTGAGGCCGAACGGCGCGGCGTGCCCTTCAACTGGAAGCTGATCTCGGTGCCGGGCATCGGCCACGACGGCAAGGCCATGTCGGCCGTCTGCGCCAGTCTGTGGTTCGACGGCGGCATGCCCGACGCGGCCACGATGGCGGCGCTGGCCGGCAAGACCGTGGCCTGA
- a CDS encoding primosomal protein N', translating into MPTEIPPDLLADATAPDTLAPDAAAPAVSDAGSVAWVRVALDVPLPGPFDYRAAAPLAAGLRVIVPFGRRRLVGVVVDNPAEPSFDPAQVKAVERVLDDLPPLGADWLRLASFAAEYYQRPLGEVILPALPPPLRKVSAYEGQRSATGPVARMDQRAAPKPVKKKRVAKAVQANAAETSTPVDKPDAAADGAPSLGAAQADAMPDIAALASVLAAGVPAAGVPVAAVPPVLNDEQQAAVDAIAAVTGFKPVLLHGVTGSGKTEVYLHAAERALAAGRQVLLMVPEINLTPQLEAVLRARLDAVAGPGALAVMHSGLADGERLQGWVRAQRGQARVLLGTRMSVFAALPDLGLIIVDEEHDASYKQQDGLRYSARDLAIWRAHDLNIPVLLGSATPSLESWLHADRGRYLRLTLAKRAKSSGLPAMRLVDTRRLAMKQGLSPQLTDAIGKRLERGEQSLVFLNRRGYAPVLHCASCAWVSNCPRCSAYTVLHRGPGAGGHVLACHHCGFQARVPRACPDCGDQDLQPMGRGTQRVEEYLGELFPGARILRIDADSTRRKGSAQALFASVHAGEVDILVGTQMVAKGHDFSRLGLVGVLNADSMLFAHDFRAPERLFAQLMQVAGRAGRHAEGGEVLIQTGYPEQPVYQALLKHDYAGFARHALRERESTGLPPYAYQALLTAEARELQQALAFLQEARALPESTGAFGTLVSTITRYDPVPLRVVRVANVERAQLLVEGTHRPALQAFLSTWSALLPQLGNAHRVRWQLEVDPLEI; encoded by the coding sequence ATGCCCACCGAAATCCCCCCTGATCTGCTCGCTGATGCGACGGCGCCCGACACATTGGCGCCCGACGCAGCGGCGCCGGCGGTGAGCGACGCGGGGAGCGTTGCGTGGGTGCGCGTGGCGCTGGACGTGCCGCTGCCTGGCCCCTTCGACTACCGTGCCGCGGCGCCGCTGGCGGCGGGATTGCGCGTCATCGTGCCCTTTGGCCGCCGGCGGCTCGTGGGCGTGGTTGTGGATAACCCGGCCGAGCCTTCCTTCGACCCTGCCCAGGTGAAGGCGGTCGAGCGCGTGCTCGACGATCTGCCCCCGCTCGGTGCGGACTGGTTGCGCCTGGCCAGCTTCGCCGCCGAGTACTACCAACGCCCGCTGGGCGAGGTGATATTGCCGGCGCTGCCGCCGCCGCTGCGTAAAGTGTCCGCGTACGAGGGCCAACGCTCGGCCACCGGGCCGGTCGCGCGGATGGATCAACGCGCCGCGCCCAAGCCGGTGAAGAAGAAACGCGTGGCCAAGGCTGTACAGGCAAACGCAGCGGAAACGTCCACGCCTGTGGATAAGCCGGACGCGGCGGCCGACGGTGCCCCGTCGCTCGGAGCCGCGCAGGCCGATGCCATGCCGGACATTGCCGCCCTCGCGAGTGTCCTGGCCGCGGGCGTCCCGGCGGCGGGCGTCCCCGTGGCCGCCGTCCCTCCGGTCCTGAACGACGAACAGCAGGCCGCGGTCGACGCCATCGCCGCGGTGACGGGCTTCAAACCCGTCCTGCTGCATGGGGTGACCGGCAGCGGCAAGACCGAGGTCTACCTGCACGCGGCCGAACGCGCCCTGGCGGCCGGGCGGCAGGTGTTGCTGATGGTGCCGGAAATCAATCTGACCCCCCAGCTGGAAGCCGTCCTGCGTGCGCGCCTGGACGCCGTCGCCGGCCCCGGCGCGTTGGCCGTCATGCATAGCGGTCTGGCCGATGGCGAGCGCCTGCAGGGCTGGGTACGCGCGCAGCGGGGCCAGGCGCGCGTGCTGCTCGGCACGCGCATGTCCGTGTTCGCGGCCTTGCCCGACCTGGGCCTGATCATCGTCGACGAAGAGCACGACGCCTCCTACAAACAGCAGGACGGCCTGCGCTATTCCGCCCGCGATCTGGCGATCTGGCGCGCGCATGACCTGAACATCCCCGTGCTCCTGGGTTCCGCCACGCCGTCGCTGGAAAGCTGGCTGCACGCCGACCGTGGCCGCTATCTGCGCCTGACCCTGGCCAAACGCGCCAAGTCCAGCGGTCTGCCGGCGATGCGCCTGGTCGACACCCGCCGCCTGGCGATGAAGCAGGGGCTGTCGCCGCAACTGACCGATGCCATCGGCAAGCGGCTGGAGCGGGGCGAACAATCCCTGGTGTTTCTCAATCGGCGCGGCTATGCGCCGGTGTTGCACTGCGCGTCCTGCGCCTGGGTCAGCAATTGCCCGCGCTGTTCGGCCTATACGGTGCTGCATCGCGGTCCCGGCGCGGGCGGCCATGTACTGGCCTGTCATCATTGCGGCTTCCAGGCGCGCGTGCCGCGTGCCTGCCCGGACTGCGGCGATCAGGATCTGCAACCCATGGGGCGCGGCACGCAGCGCGTCGAAGAATATCTGGGCGAGTTGTTTCCCGGCGCCCGCATCCTGCGTATCGATGCCGACAGCACGCGCCGCAAGGGCAGCGCGCAGGCTTTGTTCGCCAGCGTCCACGCAGGCGAGGTCGACATTCTGGTCGGCACCCAGATGGTGGCCAAGGGCCATGACTTTTCCCGGCTGGGCCTGGTGGGCGTGCTCAATGCCGACTCGATGCTGTTCGCCCACGACTTCCGCGCGCCCGAGCGCCTGTTCGCCCAGTTGATGCAGGTGGCGGGTCGCGCCGGCCGCCATGCCGAAGGCGGCGAAGTGCTGATCCAGACCGGTTATCCCGAGCAGCCGGTCTACCAGGCGCTGTTGAAGCACGACTACGCCGGGTTCGCCCGCCATGCCTTGCGCGAGCGTGAAAGCACGGGCTTGCCGCCCTATGCGTATCAGGCGCTGCTCACGGCCGAGGCGCGCGAATTGCAGCAGGCGCTGGCGTTCCTGCAGGAAGCCCGCGCGCTGCCGGAAAGCACCGGCGCATTCGGCACCCTGGTCTCGACCATTACGCGCTACGATCCCGTACCGCTGCGCGTGGTGCGGGTAGCCAACGTCGAGCGGGCTCAATTATTGGTCGAAGGCACGCATCGCCCGGCCTTGCAGGCTTTCCTGTCCACCTGGTCCGCGCTGTTGCCGCAGTTGGGCAACGCCCACCGCGTGCGCTGGCAGCTTGAAGTCGACCCACTGGAAATCTGA
- a CDS encoding M20 family metallopeptidase, producing the protein MSAQPTSSLPDSAALAEGIRNWIECESPSNSPAGVAAMAALVEQQARAAGLTTQLTSLGDAVGPLLYVTNRAQGDTRPGILVLAHMDTVHPVGTLGENPCRIDGDRLYGPGSYDMKGGIYLALTALAGLAKPGATRLPVDFLLVPDEETGSHASRPAIESYASNARYGLVCEPARPNGGKCVTARKGTGMLRLAVKGRPAHAGMQHEKGRSAIREMAHQVLALEAMTDYERGVTVSVGTISGGTVTNTVPALCNCVVDFRVPDMDAAADTLTRMRGLQAVGPDVALDIDVELNRPPMVKSEGTTQLLGKARLFATAAGFQLDDAPMTGGGSDANFTSAMGVPTLDGLGADGDGAHTLNEYILVSTLAARAKFWELLLRDLE; encoded by the coding sequence ATGTCCGCCCAGCCTACTTCTTCCCTGCCCGATTCGGCCGCGCTGGCCGAAGGCATCCGCAACTGGATCGAATGCGAATCGCCGTCGAATTCGCCGGCCGGCGTGGCCGCCATGGCCGCGCTGGTGGAACAGCAGGCGCGCGCCGCCGGCCTGACCACCCAGCTGACGTCGCTGGGCGATGCCGTGGGTCCGCTGCTGTACGTGACCAATCGCGCGCAGGGCGATACGCGGCCCGGGATCCTGGTGCTGGCGCACATGGATACGGTGCATCCGGTCGGCACCCTGGGCGAGAATCCCTGCCGCATCGATGGCGACCGCCTTTATGGGCCGGGCAGCTATGACATGAAGGGCGGCATCTATCTGGCGCTGACGGCGCTGGCGGGGCTGGCCAAGCCGGGCGCGACGCGCCTGCCCGTCGATTTCCTGCTGGTGCCGGACGAAGAGACCGGCAGCCATGCGTCGCGGCCGGCCATCGAGTCGTATGCGTCGAATGCGCGCTACGGCCTGGTGTGCGAACCGGCCCGCCCCAATGGCGGCAAGTGCGTGACCGCGCGCAAGGGCACCGGCATGCTGCGCCTGGCGGTGAAGGGTCGTCCCGCGCACGCCGGCATGCAGCACGAGAAAGGCCGCAGCGCGATTCGCGAAATGGCGCATCAGGTGCTGGCGCTGGAAGCGATGACCGATTACGAGCGTGGCGTCACGGTGAGCGTGGGCACCATCAGCGGCGGCACCGTGACCAATACCGTACCGGCCCTGTGCAACTGCGTGGTGGATTTCCGCGTGCCGGACATGGACGCGGCCGCGGATACCTTGACGCGCATGCGCGGCCTGCAGGCCGTGGGACCGGACGTGGCGCTGGATATCGATGTCGAGTTGAATCGTCCGCCCATGGTGAAGTCCGAGGGCACGACGCAGCTGTTGGGCAAGGCGCGTTTGTTCGCCACGGCGGCGGGATTCCAACTGGACGATGCGCCGATGACTGGCGGCGGCAGCGATGCGAATTTCACGTCGGCGATGGGGGTGCCTACGCTGGACGGTCTGGGCGCCGATGGCGATGGCGCGCACACCTTGAATGAATATATTTTGGTGAGCACCCTGGCGGCGCGGGCGAAGTTCTGGGAACTTCTGCTGCGGGATTTGGAATAA